The Pirellulales bacterium region TTTCTGTCTCGTTTCCAGCCCGGATTTGCGCCAAGCACAACAAGGCCCTTGTGAGAACCTACCGAAAGACATGGTAAGTCCTCTTTAAGCTCGTAAGGACCGCTCAATCGGAGTTCACGGTTTATTTCCTGTGCCGTTGACCTTACGCTCAGCTGATTACGCCACAGCCAATCGTAGACTAAAAGGAGTTCTTCCTTAGTTTTAATTTGTTTCAATTTGCTTACAAACGCACTGATGAACTCATTCATCGTTGGTTCTCATGTGCATTGTGAAGAACCAGCAATAGTTCGCACCGATTTTTTAGGTAGCGTCACGGTTTTGGCATGACCCTCGCGCTCCTTCTTCTGCAAATCGGCGCAGATGGCATCGATGTCAAATTCAAACTTCCGCGCGTAATCCTCTCGCACCTTTCGAACTTCGTCAACTACCGTGTCATGAAATGCCATGGTCGGTCTCCATTAACTCTTGTGGCGTGCAAATGACCGGAGGTTCGTAACCATTTGCGCGGCAAATTGATTCAATCTTGGGACGCAAAGTCGCATTGGCAATATGGGAACAGTTCCAGGTCAACAAGTAATCCATGCCATGTACTGCCGATGCGGCGATATGCAAGGCATCGACTTGGGCCCGCTGCGCTAATGGCACCTGCGCGACCAGCAGTTTTGCTAACGCCTTTACCTCGTCGGTTATCGATAGTATCGAAATTTCTTCGATGATTTCCAGCCGGCGTTGAGCAGCTTCTTTGTCGCCGCCGGTGGCCTCTTCAATCACTGCTTGCGACACGTACAACTCGAAATGTTCCTTCCGCTCGGTCCACCACTGGCGTGTGGTTTCCTGGTTCGCGGCCATCACCAAGTCACGGCTTACCCAGGCAGTTAAGTAACTTACAATGGTTGTCTCGACGTAAACTCTTGGCTTCATGCCGATCAATTATAACCCAATCGACTGAAAGAAAAACATTTTTTTGCGTTTGTTGATCCCAGCTGGCTATAATCCGGGACTTGGGAGGAATTGCCGTATGTGGACGACTTGCCGATTCGGTATTGTGATCGCTTTGGTATTTTTTCAGGGTGCAATTGGCGAATCGCAAGTTGAAATTCACTCGCCTATCTACAAATTTTCTTTCGCGCCGGGAAAAACAAAAGAAGGCTATCAGCAAGTTCCGCCCGACACTCTGTACTCCAAGGAACTTGGCTACGGCTTTGAGCCTGGAGCGGAAGTGAAAGCGGTAAATGGCGGCTGCATCACCAGCGACAAGCCCTTTTATTTCTCGGTGGCGCTGCCGGAAGGAAATTACAAAGTCACGGTCACGCTAGGCGATCCGGCGGGCGAATCCACAACCACCGTCAAAGCCGAGCTGCGCCGGCTGATGCTGCAGCACATCCACACTTCGCCCGGTCAATTCGAAACGCGCACATTCGACGTGAATGTGCGCACTCCGCAAATCGCCGGCGGCGGAAACGTAAAACTTAAGCCCCGCGAAAAAACCGATGAAACCTGGGCCTGGGACGACAAGCTGACGCTGGAATTCAACGACGCCAGGCCCTGCCTGTGCGCGCTGGAAATCGAGCCGGCCCCCGACATCCCCACCGTGTATTTATTGGGCGATTCCACCGTCTGCGATCAACCGCTGGAGCCGTGGAATAGTTGGGGCCAAATGCTGCCCCGGTTTTTCCAGCCAGGCGTCGTGGTGGCAAATCATGCAGAATCGGGCGAAACCCTGCGCAGTTCCCTCGGCGCCAAGCGGCTCGATAAAGTGCTCAGCACGATGAAGCCCGGCGATTATCTGTTCATCCAGTACGGCCACAACGACATGAAGGAAAAAGGTGACGGCGTGGGCGCGTTCACCACCTACAAAGCCGATTTGAAAAAATTCATCGACGGCGCCCGGCAACACGGCGGCATTCCGGTGCTGGTAACCTCGATGGATCGCAAAAAAAGTTTGGAAGCCGATGGGAAAATGACCAACACGCTGGGCGATTATCCGGAAGCCGTGCGCCAAACGGCGAAAGAAGAAAATGTGCCGCTCATCGATTTGCACGACATGAGTTGGCAGTTTTACCAGGCGCTGGGTTCGGAAAACATCGGTAAAGCCTTTCAAGACGGAACCCACCACAATAATTACGGCAGTTACGAGCTGGCCAAATGTGTGGTGGAAGGCATCCGTCAAAACAAGCTCGACCTGGCAAAATTCATCGTCGCCGATTTCCAAGATTTCGACCCGAGTCATCCTGATCCCGTCGATAGCTTCCACATGCCCGCCAGCCCGAAAACATCGATTGTCAAACCGGAGGGAAATTGACATGCGAGCACGCAGATTGATTTTGATGGCGGGCAGCATGTTTTGCTGGGCCGTATTGCCTTGTTTTGCGACTGACGATTCGATCCCAACGCCGCCAGCAGCGACAGAAAAAACTGCCGATTCCGCCAACAACCGGCCGACGCTGTTCATCGTGGGAGATTCGACGGTAAAAAACGGCGCGAACAACCAGCGCGGCTGGGGAGAGCGGATCGCTAAGTTCTTCGACACCAGCAACATCAACGTAGCGAACCGCGCCATTGCCGGACGCAGCAGCCGGACGTTTATCAACGAAGGACGCTGGGACAAAATTTTGGCAGACGCCAAGCCCGGCGATTTTGTCATCATTCAAATGGGGCACAATGACGGTGGACCGGTGGACGATGGACGCCGCGCCCGGGGATCGTTGCCGGGCATTGGGGAGGAGACACAAGAAATCGACAATTCGCAAACCCACCAACACGAAGTGGTGCACACGTACGGTTGGTACTTGCGGAAATATATTGCCGATGCCAGGGCCAAGGGGATGACACCGATTTTGTGTTCGCAAATTCCGCATTGTCCGCAGAAGCCCGTGGAAACAGATGCGGTGGAAAACGTGAAAACCGTGGCTTGGGCCGAGCAAGTGGCGAAGAACGAAGACGTGCTGTTTGCGGATTTGAATCGGACGATTTTGAAGCATTACGTGGGACTGGACCCGGCAGATATCAAATCAAAATTATTCACGCCATTGGATAACACGCACACCAGCGCGGATGGGGCCGACCTGAATGCAGCCTGCGTGGTGGAGTGCTTGCGGGGATTGAAAGATGATCCGCTGGGGAAATATCTTGTGCAGCCGCCCCCGGCGGAAGCGCAGAAAGCAGCGCCGGAAGCTCGCAGCAACTAGAGATCGTCTCACGATCATGTAGCGGCCCCGGCGCGCCGGGGTCTCCAGCCGCTGAGGACAGCGGCCACTACATCCGCTACACGTTCGCGGGGTGCGCTCTAGCCGGATGTTTATGGCATCCGGTCCGTCCGGCTAGTTTGAACAACCGAATTGTGGGCATCAAAAATCGCTCAGCGATTTGGGCGGCCAAGCGGCGCGAACTGCGTTCGTCACCGCCAAAATATCGATCACCTCTTGCAAAATGGCGCCGGCCACGGGAGGCAAATATCCCGCCGCCGCGATCACCATCGCCAAAATGCTGGCCGCCATGCCGCCCACGGCGCTTTGCAAGGCAATGCGGCGCATCCGGCGGCTGATGTGCAGGAATTCGTCGACCCGTTCCAGTGAGGTATCCATCACCACCGCGCCGCTGGCTTCGCCCGTGATTTCGTTGCCTGTGCCGAACGCCAGGCCCACGGTGGCCGCCAACAACGCGGGAGCATCGTTGATGCCGTCGCCCAAAAACAACGTGGGCGCAAGTTGAGTTTCCCGGCGAACAATGTTCACTTTGTCTTCCGGACTTTGCTCGGCATAAACGTCTATAATGCCCACCTGGTCGGCCAGATAACGCACTTCGCTTTCACGATCGCCGGAAACCAACAGCACTTTGTCAAAGTGATGCTTGGGAGCCAAGTGGTGAACGAACGAAATCCCCTCATGCCGCGGCTGATCGCGAAAACGATAAATGGCGGCATACTTCCCGTCGATCAACACGGCGCATTCCAGCCCGCCGGCTAGCGGCGGCAATTGTGTAGCCAGCTCCGGTTGCGCGGCGAGTATTTTTTGGCGACTGGTAATTTGCACATTCCGCCCGGCCACGACACCTTGCAACCCGGCGCCGGGTTTTTCGTGAATTTCCGCCGCTTCGCACGGCGCCAGTCGTTGACGCTGCGCCTCCTGCACAATCGCCTCAGCCAGCGGATGTTTGGAATAACGCTCCAAAGTGGCGGCAAGGATCAATACTTCGTGGGCGGTGAAGGCGGGCGAAACAAGTTGCTCCGTCAGCCGCGGCTCGCCATACGTAAGCGTTCCAGTTTTATCGAAGATCACAGTTCTGCAAGTGTCGATTTGCTCCAGCACCGCCGGATCGCGCACGATGATGCCGCGCCGCGCAGCCAACGATATGCTCCCAATAATCGCTACCGGAATGGCAATTAACAAGGGACAAGGCGTGGCGACCACCAGCACCGCCAAAAAACGCACCGGCTGGCCCGTGATTGCCCAGGCCGCTACGGCAATCGCCACCGCCAGCGGCGTGTACAGCGCGCCCAATTGATCGGCCAGCCGGCGAATGCGCGGCCGCCGCTGTTCCGATTCCTGCATCACGCGCATAATTTGCGCATAGCGCGAATCCACTGCCCGGCGTGTGGCGCGAATGACCAGCGCGGTTTCGCCATTGATCGAGCCCGACAGCACGGTCGAACCGGGAGTTTTCGACATGCGGTACGGCTCACCGGTAAGATACGATTCGTCCATCACGCCGTGCCCTTCCAGCACCTCGCCGTCAACCGGACAAATCTCGTGCGGAAATACCACCAGCAAATCTCCAACCACGATACCATCCAGCGGCACGTCTTCCATTTGCGAATTGCGTCGCAAATGCGCCACCAGCGGCATCCGCTTGGCCAAAGCACGCAACACCCCCGCGGCGCTGCGGACCGCATAGCTCTCGATCGCCTCGCCGCCGGAAAGCATCAACACCACCAGGGTGCCCGCCAGGTATTCACCCAATAACACCGAAGTGACAATCGAAATCCCCGCCAGCAAATCAGAACCGAATTCGCGATGCAGCAACTTCACCAGCAATTCCACCACAATCGGCACGCCTCCCAAGGCCAGGGCCACGTACAGCGGCCAAAGGGCGGCTCCCTGCCGGGAACCCAAGCAAAGCCAGAGCAGCAAATAGGCCCCAATCGCGGTAATTGCCAGCGAGGCAATCAGAGGATATCGCCGCGTGTAAAGCTGTCGCATCCACGGGGGTCCGTCGGCCAAGGGCATGCATCATCCTTGTCGAAATTCAAAAGCGAGGCATTTGATCAATGTCAAATTGAAATGCGGGCGTCTTCACACCAACCGGCTCATTCACGCTCTCGTAATGGTTTGCCCGTGTCTTTTCCAAACGAAATTGCTGCTGTTTTCAATTGTACGACGCGCAGCGATCCCATCGTTAAAGCGTTGTAAGTGATTGGAAAATCTACCTTTGTGCCTGCGATGTCATGCAGCCGGCAGAATATAATGGATGACTCTCCCAAAAACAAACCAGAGCGATGGCAGTTCCGTCCCGGTTTATCCTTTCAGCCTCCAGCAAGACTCATCCCCCTCACGGCAACATACTTTAACGCATGACCAATACCCAGGCAGATGAGCAACCTGGCGCCACGCACCGGCCTCAGCCGCTCGACTGGTCGGCCTTGCTGGCACAGCACGAGCGCTGGTTGCGCACCGTCGTGTTTGCGCGCCTGGGGAACAGCGAAGGGGTGGATGAAGTATTGCAGGAAGTGGCGTTGGCGGCGGTTCGCCAGCAAGCCCCCTTAAACGATCCCGCCAAGGCCGCGCCTTGGTTGTACCGGTTAGGGGTTTTGCAGGCACTATTGTACCGCCGTCGGCACGGACGCCAACGCAAGCTGATCGATCGATTTGTGCAGCGCTGGCCGCCGCCAGATCACGATGCCGGCTCCCCCGATCCACTTTCTTG contains the following coding sequences:
- a CDS encoding rhamnogalacturonan acetylesterase, which produces MWTTCRFGIVIALVFFQGAIGESQVEIHSPIYKFSFAPGKTKEGYQQVPPDTLYSKELGYGFEPGAEVKAVNGGCITSDKPFYFSVALPEGNYKVTVTLGDPAGESTTTVKAELRRLMLQHIHTSPGQFETRTFDVNVRTPQIAGGGNVKLKPREKTDETWAWDDKLTLEFNDARPCLCALEIEPAPDIPTVYLLGDSTVCDQPLEPWNSWGQMLPRFFQPGVVVANHAESGETLRSSLGAKRLDKVLSTMKPGDYLFIQYGHNDMKEKGDGVGAFTTYKADLKKFIDGARQHGGIPVLVTSMDRKKSLEADGKMTNTLGDYPEAVRQTAKEENVPLIDLHDMSWQFYQALGSENIGKAFQDGTHHNNYGSYELAKCVVEGIRQNKLDLAKFIVADFQDFDPSHPDPVDSFHMPASPKTSIVKPEGN
- a CDS encoding type II toxin-antitoxin system VapC family toxin; this encodes MKPRVYVETTIVSYLTAWVSRDLVMAANQETTRQWWTERKEHFELYVSQAVIEEATGGDKEAAQRRLEIIEEISILSITDEVKALAKLLVAQVPLAQRAQVDALHIAASAVHGMDYLLTWNCSHIANATLRPKIESICRANGYEPPVICTPQELMETDHGIS
- a CDS encoding heavy metal translocating P-type ATPase, translating into MPLADGPPWMRQLYTRRYPLIASLAITAIGAYLLLWLCLGSRQGAALWPLYVALALGGVPIVVELLVKLLHREFGSDLLAGISIVTSVLLGEYLAGTLVVLMLSGGEAIESYAVRSAAGVLRALAKRMPLVAHLRRNSQMEDVPLDGIVVGDLLVVFPHEICPVDGEVLEGHGVMDESYLTGEPYRMSKTPGSTVLSGSINGETALVIRATRRAVDSRYAQIMRVMQESEQRRPRIRRLADQLGALYTPLAVAIAVAAWAITGQPVRFLAVLVVATPCPLLIAIPVAIIGSISLAARRGIIVRDPAVLEQIDTCRTVIFDKTGTLTYGEPRLTEQLVSPAFTAHEVLILAATLERYSKHPLAEAIVQEAQRQRLAPCEAAEIHEKPGAGLQGVVAGRNVQITSRQKILAAQPELATQLPPLAGGLECAVLIDGKYAAIYRFRDQPRHEGISFVHHLAPKHHFDKVLLVSGDRESEVRYLADQVGIIDVYAEQSPEDKVNIVRRETQLAPTLFLGDGINDAPALLAATVGLAFGTGNEITGEASGAVVMDTSLERVDEFLHISRRMRRIALQSAVGGMAASILAMVIAAAGYLPPVAGAILQEVIDILAVTNAVRAAWPPKSLSDF
- a CDS encoding rhamnogalacturonan acetylesterase, producing the protein MRARRLILMAGSMFCWAVLPCFATDDSIPTPPAATEKTADSANNRPTLFIVGDSTVKNGANNQRGWGERIAKFFDTSNINVANRAIAGRSSRTFINEGRWDKILADAKPGDFVIIQMGHNDGGPVDDGRRARGSLPGIGEETQEIDNSQTHQHEVVHTYGWYLRKYIADARAKGMTPILCSQIPHCPQKPVETDAVENVKTVAWAEQVAKNEDVLFADLNRTILKHYVGLDPADIKSKLFTPLDNTHTSADGADLNAACVVECLRGLKDDPLGKYLVQPPPAEAQKAAPEARSN
- a CDS encoding RNA polymerase sigma factor — protein: MTNTQADEQPGATHRPQPLDWSALLAQHERWLRTVVFARLGNSEGVDEVLQEVALAAVRQQAPLNDPAKAAPWLYRLGVLQALLYRRRHGRQRKLIDRFVQRWPPPDHDAGSPDPLSWLLADERHRLVRQAVARLQPRDAEILLLKYTEDWNYHQLADRLGISHSAVETRLHRARARLRNELVALNVVEVKSG